The following coding sequences lie in one Spirosoma sp. KUDC1026 genomic window:
- a CDS encoding Na+/H+ antiporter: MHETILLFLALLLIVSLLVMLAQRLNISYPIFLVLGGLVISFIPGLPRIDLDPDIIFLIFLPPLLYEAAWFTSWKEFWKWRRIISMLAFGLVIITSCVVAFVSNALIPGFTLALGFLLGGIISPPDAVAATSVLKGIKVPRVVTAILEGESLINDASSLTVFRFALAAVLSGSFVFHEAATSFMMLTVMGVMIGLAVAHVFYAIHRWLPTTSSIDTALTFVAPYLMYLTAEQFHYSGVMAVVSGGLFLSFRNHEFFTHSSRLQALNAWATVSFVLNGVVFILIGLELPTIVEGLGDYSKVEAIKYGLIISAIVIVTRLLVAQLSALFTRLVSRWISVSDAKPGWRNPVIIGWAGMRGVVSLASALSIPLLAEDGTPFPQRNLILFITFVVILVTLVLQGLTLPLIIRWVNPREREGTVREEEQDATVRLKLLNVSLTYLNEHYAVETEKNELVANLKTRMESDVHLTNERLDSLEDCRRDNTIDRFREVVIDVIEVQRKELYRLGRETEFSDEVIRRHEAQLDLEEEKISKDE; the protein is encoded by the coding sequence ATGCACGAGACAATCTTACTATTTCTGGCCCTGCTGCTGATTGTATCCTTGCTGGTCATGCTGGCGCAGCGGCTGAACATATCCTACCCAATCTTTCTGGTATTGGGTGGATTAGTCATCAGCTTTATTCCGGGGCTGCCCCGTATCGATCTTGATCCCGATATTATTTTTCTGATTTTTCTGCCACCCCTGCTGTACGAAGCGGCTTGGTTTACGTCATGGAAGGAGTTCTGGAAGTGGCGCCGGATCATTTCCATGCTGGCGTTCGGGCTGGTTATCATTACGTCCTGCGTGGTGGCCTTCGTGTCGAACGCGCTGATTCCGGGGTTTACGCTGGCGCTGGGTTTTTTGCTGGGCGGGATTATTTCACCGCCCGATGCCGTGGCCGCTACGTCGGTTCTGAAAGGCATCAAAGTACCCAGGGTGGTGACGGCCATTCTGGAAGGGGAAAGCCTGATCAACGATGCCTCCAGCTTAACGGTGTTCCGGTTTGCGCTGGCGGCTGTGCTGTCCGGTTCGTTCGTGTTTCACGAAGCGGCCACCAGCTTCATGATGCTGACGGTTATGGGTGTCATGATCGGGCTGGCCGTTGCGCACGTGTTTTACGCCATTCACCGCTGGTTACCGACCACGTCCAGCATCGACACAGCGCTGACGTTTGTAGCACCCTATTTGATGTACCTCACCGCGGAACAGTTTCATTATTCGGGCGTAATGGCTGTGGTCAGCGGGGGGCTCTTTCTGTCGTTCCGAAATCATGAGTTTTTCACCCATAGCAGCCGCCTGCAGGCCTTAAACGCCTGGGCCACGGTCTCGTTTGTACTCAATGGGGTTGTCTTTATTCTGATCGGGCTTGAACTGCCGACGATTGTGGAGGGACTAGGCGATTATTCAAAAGTCGAAGCCATTAAATACGGCCTGATCATTAGTGCTATTGTGATCGTGACCCGGTTGCTGGTGGCGCAGTTAAGTGCCCTGTTCACGCGTCTGGTTAGTCGCTGGATTTCGGTAAGCGATGCGAAACCCGGCTGGCGAAACCCGGTCATTATTGGCTGGGCTGGTATGCGCGGTGTGGTCTCGCTGGCGTCGGCGCTGTCCATTCCGTTACTGGCCGAAGATGGAACTCCCTTTCCGCAGCGAAATCTGATTCTGTTCATTACGTTCGTCGTGATTCTGGTAACGCTGGTGTTGCAGGGGCTGACCCTGCCGCTGATCATTCGCTGGGTCAACCCGCGGGAGCGAGAAGGTACCGTTCGGGAGGAAGAACAGGATGCTACGGTTCGGCTGAAGCTGCTCAATGTATCGCTGACGTATCTGAATGAACACTACGCCGTAGAAACGGAAAAGAACGAACTGGTCGCCAACCTGAAAACCCGAATGGAAAGCGACGTTCACCTAACCAACGAGCGGCTGGATTCATTGGAAGACTGCCGCCGGGATAACACGATTGATCGATTCCGGGAGGTGGTGATAGATGTAATCGAAGTACAGCGTAAAGAGCTGTATCGGCTTGGTCGCGAAACGGAATTCAGCGATGAAGTTATCCGCCGGCACGAAGCCCAGCTTGACCTGGAAGAGGAGAAGATCAGCAAAGATGAATAA
- a CDS encoding M81 family metallopeptidase, whose amino-acid sequence MKHSLLWLTACLLVVSETFAQTPLPRIAIAGLGIESSTFSPAETHEEAFHARYSGEVFNAYPFLILGTSPLRKQARWVPTVVGKSLPGGAVTREAYESLVHKMLDSLKKYGPYDGLYFDIHGAMSVKGLDDPEGDLITRIRDVVGYKTLISTSMDLHGNVSWRLAQNTDLMTCYRMAPHEDAMQTKERAVTNLINRLKSGKGKPAYKALITVPILLPGEKTSTRIEPGKSLYQQVAPIADNQDGIVDAGIWIGYAWADEPRNHAAVMVTGDDQEKVTKAAEKLATAFWDVRSKFDFVAPTGTLDEALAKALASPKHPYFISDTGDNPTAGGAGDVTWTLTQILKRPEFQKADGPTLIYASIPGPEMIQKALAAGVGGQVEGTVGAAVDHRFAPPVPIKGTVESIEKGDKDAEIEAVIKVGSVHVIVTQKRKPYHKEKDFTRLGLEPRKADVVVVKIGYLEPELYNMRADWIMALTPGGVDQDLFRLPYKRIQHPMFPFDKDMKTPDLSAKMVPLSGSAK is encoded by the coding sequence ATGAAACACAGCCTTCTCTGGCTTACGGCCTGTCTCCTCGTCGTAAGTGAAACCTTTGCCCAAACGCCCCTCCCCCGTATTGCCATCGCCGGTCTGGGTATCGAGTCCAGCACGTTCTCCCCGGCCGAAACTCATGAAGAAGCCTTCCATGCCCGTTACAGCGGTGAGGTATTCAACGCCTACCCGTTTCTGATCCTGGGTACGTCGCCCCTGCGCAAACAGGCCCGCTGGGTGCCGACCGTCGTCGGTAAATCCCTGCCCGGTGGCGCTGTCACCCGCGAAGCCTATGAGTCACTCGTGCACAAAATGCTGGACTCGCTCAAGAAATACGGCCCTTATGATGGTCTGTATTTTGACATTCACGGGGCTATGAGCGTGAAAGGTCTGGACGATCCCGAGGGTGACCTGATTACCCGTATCCGGGACGTAGTGGGCTATAAAACACTGATCTCTACGTCGATGGATCTGCACGGCAACGTTTCCTGGCGGCTGGCGCAGAATACTGACCTGATGACCTGCTACCGGATGGCTCCCCACGAAGACGCGATGCAAACCAAAGAGCGGGCCGTTACGAATCTGATCAACCGCCTGAAAAGCGGCAAAGGTAAACCGGCCTACAAAGCCTTGATTACCGTACCGATCCTGCTGCCGGGCGAAAAAACAAGTACCCGCATCGAACCAGGCAAGAGCCTGTACCAGCAAGTGGCCCCCATCGCCGACAATCAGGACGGCATTGTGGACGCGGGTATCTGGATTGGGTATGCCTGGGCCGATGAGCCCCGCAACCACGCGGCCGTGATGGTGACCGGCGACGATCAGGAAAAGGTGACCAAAGCCGCCGAAAAGCTGGCCACTGCCTTCTGGGATGTCCGGTCGAAATTTGATTTCGTTGCCCCCACCGGTACGCTGGACGAGGCACTGGCAAAGGCCCTGGCCAGTCCCAAACATCCGTACTTTATCAGCGACACGGGCGACAACCCAACGGCAGGTGGTGCGGGTGACGTAACCTGGACGTTGACGCAGATTCTAAAACGGCCGGAATTTCAGAAAGCGGATGGTCCCACGCTGATTTATGCATCTATTCCCGGACCAGAAATGATCCAGAAAGCGCTGGCGGCCGGTGTTGGTGGTCAGGTGGAGGGAACGGTTGGAGCCGCCGTCGATCACCGGTTTGCGCCCCCCGTTCCCATCAAAGGCACGGTCGAATCGATTGAGAAAGGCGACAAAGACGCCGAGATCGAAGCCGTCATCAAAGTCGGCAGCGTACACGTAATCGTCACCCAAAAGCGGAAGCCGTACCACAAGGAAAAGGATTTCACCCGCCTGGGCCTGGAACCCCGCAAGGCGGATGTTGTCGTCGTGAAAATTGGCTACCTCGAACCCGAACTTTACAACATGCGTGCCGACTGGATCATGGCCCTAACGCCGGGCGGTGTCGACCAGGACCTGTTCCGGCTGCCTTACAAACGAATTCAGCACCCCATGTTCCCCTTCGACAAGGACATGAAAACGCCCGATCTATCGGCCAAAATGGTGCCCCTTTCCGGTTCGGCGAAGTAA